The following are encoded in a window of Castanea sativa cultivar Marrone di Chiusa Pesio chromosome 5, ASM4071231v1 genomic DNA:
- the LOC142633244 gene encoding uncharacterized protein LOC142633244 isoform X2 has product MAFLFNKFQEAVKTLAKSPTFARDPRQLQFESDINRLFLYTSYNRLGRDAEEADAEEIIEMASKASLADQQKLVQENIHAQIKSFSMSMDEILLPDSKRIGEAHELPPQPTAAPRRSGLGFAVGRHDQPTDHPGTSTNEIETDSLVQYGSWIHNWFLGNLWSFLLQ; this is encoded by the exons ATGGCTTTTCTATTCAACAAATTCCAAgag GCTGTGAAAACTCTTGCAAAAAGTCCCACTTTTGCTAGGGATCCAAGACAGTTACAATTTGAATCAGACATAAATAGATTATTTCTATATACCAG CTACAACCGTTTGGGAAGGGATGCTGAGGAGGCAGATGCTGAGGAGATCATTGAAATGGCTAGTAAAGCCTCTCTTGCTGATCAACAGAAGCTAGTCCAAGAAAACATCCATGCTCAGATTAAAAGTTTCTCCATGTCTATGGATGAAATTCTTCTTCCTGATTCTAAAAGGATAGGTGAGGCACACGAATTGCCTCCACAGCCAACAGCTGCTCCTCGTCGAAGTGGCCTTGGTTTTGCTGTTGGCAGGCACGACCAACCTACTGACCATCCTG GTACCTCAACAAATGAAATTGAAACAGATAGCTTGGTCCA GTATGGGAGTTGGATTCACAACTGGTTTTTGGGCAATTTGTGGAGCTTTCTTCTTCAATAG
- the LOC142633244 gene encoding uncharacterized protein LOC142633244 isoform X1, with protein MAFLFNKFQEAVKTLAKSPTFARDPRQLQFESDINRLFLYTSYNRLGRDAEEADAEEIIEMASKASLADQQKLVQENIHAQIKSFSMSMDEILLPDSKRIGEAHELPPQPTAAPRRSGLGFAVGRHDQPTDHPGMGVGFTTGFWAICGAFFFNRTWRHAFSDLLMTLKIGCM; from the exons ATGGCTTTTCTATTCAACAAATTCCAAgag GCTGTGAAAACTCTTGCAAAAAGTCCCACTTTTGCTAGGGATCCAAGACAGTTACAATTTGAATCAGACATAAATAGATTATTTCTATATACCAG CTACAACCGTTTGGGAAGGGATGCTGAGGAGGCAGATGCTGAGGAGATCATTGAAATGGCTAGTAAAGCCTCTCTTGCTGATCAACAGAAGCTAGTCCAAGAAAACATCCATGCTCAGATTAAAAGTTTCTCCATGTCTATGGATGAAATTCTTCTTCCTGATTCTAAAAGGATAGGTGAGGCACACGAATTGCCTCCACAGCCAACAGCTGCTCCTCGTCGAAGTGGCCTTGGTTTTGCTGTTGGCAGGCACGACCAACCTACTGACCATCCTG GTATGGGAGTTGGATTCACAACTGGTTTTTGGGCAATTTGTGGAGCTTTCTTCTTCAATAGGACTTGGAGGCATGCGTTTTCAGATTTGCTGATGACATTAAAGATCGGATGTATGTGA
- the LOC142633245 gene encoding coatomer subunit zeta-2-like yields MARESCPTVKNILLLDSEGKRVAVKYYSDDWPTNSAKLAFEKSVFTKTLKSNARVEAEIAMFENNIVIYKFFQDLHFFVTGGDDENELILATVLQGFFDAVALLLREALENLDLILLCLDEIVDGGYVTCFLNSQTLHICTLSNISMFLFPRFQ; encoded by the exons ATGGCTCGC gaatcaTGCCCTACGGTGAAGAACATTCTTCTTCTAGACTCTGAAGGGAAGCGTGTAGCAGTCAAGTATTACTCAGATGATTGGCCAACAAATAGTGCAAAGTTAGCTTTTGAAAAATCTGTTTTTACCAAGACTCTGAAGTCCAATGCTCGGGTTGAAG CTGAGATAGCTATGTTTGAGAACAACATTGTTATCTACAAGTTCTTCCAGGACCTGCACTTCTTTGTGACTGGAGGTGATGATGAAAACGAACTCATCTTAGCTACAGTTCTTCAGGGATTCTTTGATGCAGTTGCCCTTCTCTTGAG GGAGGCACTCGAAAACTTGGATCTCATTCTTTTATGTCTTGATGAGATTGTTGATGGAGGGTATGTAACATGCTTCTTAAATTCACAAACCCTGCATATTTGCACTCTATCAAATATTTCCATGTTCCTTTTTCCACGCTTCCAATAA